From the Marinomonas sp. THO17 genome, one window contains:
- the nirD gene encoding nitrite reductase small subunit NirD — MQWKLMCEQQDLIEGAGIAAMLDGQQIALFYVPEAKQQVFAISNWDPIGKANVLSRGLLANLKEEWTVASPLYKQHFELQSGRCLEEEGLSIPTWQAKLEQGKVFVAVS, encoded by the coding sequence ATGCAGTGGAAATTGATGTGTGAACAGCAAGATTTGATTGAAGGCGCTGGCATTGCCGCCATGCTAGACGGTCAACAAATTGCTTTGTTTTATGTGCCTGAGGCGAAACAACAAGTGTTTGCTATTAGTAACTGGGACCCAATTGGTAAAGCCAATGTGCTTTCCCGTGGTTTGTTGGCGAATCTAAAGGAAGAGTGGACGGTGGCCAGTCCATTGTACAAACAGCATTTTGAATTACAGTCTGGTAGGTGTCTTGAAGAAGAAGGTTTATCTATCCCGACTTGGCAAGCCAAACTGGAGCAAGGCAAGGTGTTCGTCGCTGTTTCATGA
- the nirB gene encoding nitrite reductase large subunit NirB: MTINRLTTDKPRLVVVGNGMVGHHFIEQLIEQGAQQQFAIYVFGEEPHLAYDRVHLSEYFTGKAAADLALTDGQLYDQHGIGYFTNSQVVAIDRDAKSLQLASGDSLSYDLLVLATGSYPFVPPMPGHDRDNTFVYRTLEDLDAIRDCAAKVSRGTVVGGGLLGLEAANALKNLGLETSVIEFAPRLMPVQLDETGGQVLKEMIEGLEVSVYTATATQEIIDGEQAFHRMNFADGSHLETDLILFSAGIRPQDALARQSGLEIGERGGICVNNDCLTSDDSIYAIGECALWNGRIFGLVAPGYSMAKAAAAHIMGASDKRFMGADMSTKLKLLGCDVGSIGDAHAQTQGCKSFVYQDELTQSYRKMVVSEDGKKLLGAVLVGDNSYYDTLLQYYLNGIDLPNNAQSLILPSMDGAPAALGVDALPATASICSCHNVSKQDISDAVCAGALSVGDVKGVTKAATGCGGCAALLKKVVDNELLALGVEVSTDICEHFAYTRQDLYNLIKIEGIKSFAELLQKHGKGHGCEICKPAVGSILASVWNDYVLKKEHIGLQDTNDRFLANMQKDGTYSIVPRIAGGEITPDKLIVLGQVAKDYGLYTKITGGQRIDLFGATLAQLPEIWEKLVAAGFETGQAYGKSLRTVKSCVGSTWCRYGVNDSMGMAIHLENRYKGLRSPHKIKFAVSGCTRECAEAQSKDIGVIATEGGWNLYVCGNGGMKPRHADLFATDLDDETLVKYIDRVLMFYTKTADRLQRTSVWMENLEGGLDYLKEVVIDDKLGLADELERSMQHVVDTFQCEWKTTLEDEQALKNFRQFVNYEGGDENVVFVEERNQIRPATEAEKQQLIAKAG, encoded by the coding sequence ATGACTATAAACAGATTAACAACGGATAAACCACGTTTAGTCGTCGTGGGAAATGGTATGGTAGGACACCATTTTATTGAGCAACTGATTGAGCAAGGTGCGCAGCAGCAATTTGCCATTTATGTTTTCGGAGAAGAGCCGCATCTAGCTTATGACCGCGTGCATTTAAGTGAGTATTTTACTGGTAAGGCGGCTGCGGATTTGGCGTTAACCGATGGTCAATTATACGATCAACATGGCATAGGTTATTTTACTAACAGCCAAGTCGTTGCCATTGATCGTGATGCTAAGTCATTACAACTGGCATCGGGCGATAGCTTGTCTTATGACCTGTTGGTGTTGGCGACAGGTTCCTACCCTTTTGTACCGCCTATGCCGGGTCACGATAGAGACAATACTTTTGTGTACCGTACCCTTGAGGACCTAGATGCCATTCGTGATTGCGCGGCAAAAGTGTCTCGTGGCACGGTTGTGGGTGGTGGTTTACTAGGCTTAGAAGCGGCGAATGCGCTTAAGAACCTAGGTTTGGAAACCAGTGTGATTGAATTCGCACCGCGTTTGATGCCAGTGCAATTGGATGAAACCGGTGGCCAGGTGTTAAAAGAAATGATTGAAGGGCTTGAGGTGAGCGTTTATACCGCCACCGCCACGCAAGAGATTATTGATGGCGAACAAGCTTTTCACCGAATGAATTTTGCTGATGGCAGTCACCTAGAAACCGATTTGATTTTATTTTCCGCAGGGATTCGTCCACAAGATGCATTGGCCAGACAATCTGGTTTAGAAATCGGTGAACGTGGCGGTATTTGTGTTAATAACGATTGTTTGACCAGTGATGACAGCATTTATGCCATTGGTGAATGTGCCTTGTGGAATGGTCGAATCTTTGGCCTAGTGGCGCCCGGATACAGCATGGCTAAAGCCGCCGCCGCTCATATAATGGGGGCATCAGACAAGCGTTTTATGGGCGCTGACATGAGCACCAAGCTCAAGTTACTTGGCTGTGATGTAGGCTCGATTGGTGACGCCCATGCCCAAACCCAAGGTTGTAAGAGTTTTGTTTATCAAGATGAGCTGACCCAAAGCTACCGTAAAATGGTGGTCTCTGAAGATGGTAAGAAGTTGCTGGGGGCAGTGTTGGTTGGTGACAACAGTTATTACGATACCTTGCTGCAATATTACTTAAACGGCATTGATTTACCCAATAATGCACAGTCACTGATTTTACCCAGTATGGATGGCGCACCTGCTGCTTTGGGGGTTGATGCTTTGCCTGCCACAGCGTCCATTTGTAGTTGTCATAATGTGAGTAAACAAGACATTAGCGATGCGGTGTGTGCAGGTGCCTTGTCTGTTGGTGATGTCAAAGGGGTTACCAAAGCCGCAACAGGCTGTGGTGGTTGTGCTGCTTTATTGAAAAAAGTCGTCGACAATGAGTTGTTGGCACTTGGTGTGGAAGTCAGTACGGATATTTGTGAGCACTTTGCTTATACCCGTCAAGATCTATATAACCTCATTAAAATTGAAGGCATTAAAAGCTTCGCCGAGTTGTTACAAAAACACGGCAAGGGTCATGGTTGTGAAATCTGTAAACCCGCTGTGGGTTCCATTTTAGCCAGTGTGTGGAACGACTATGTGCTGAAAAAAGAGCATATTGGTTTGCAAGATACCAATGATAGATTCCTAGCGAATATGCAAAAGGATGGCACTTATTCTATTGTGCCACGTATTGCGGGAGGAGAAATTACCCCTGATAAGCTGATTGTGTTAGGGCAAGTGGCCAAAGATTATGGCTTGTACACCAAGATTACCGGTGGTCAGCGCATTGATTTGTTTGGTGCGACCTTGGCGCAATTACCCGAAATTTGGGAAAAGCTGGTGGCGGCTGGATTCGAAACGGGACAAGCCTATGGTAAGTCATTACGAACCGTTAAATCCTGTGTTGGCAGTACTTGGTGTCGTTACGGCGTGAACGACAGCATGGGCATGGCGATTCATTTAGAAAATCGTTATAAGGGGCTGAGATCACCACACAAAATCAAGTTCGCAGTGTCAGGTTGTACCCGAGAATGCGCGGAAGCACAGAGTAAAGACATAGGGGTGATTGCCACTGAAGGTGGTTGGAACTTATACGTATGTGGTAATGGTGGTATGAAACCACGTCATGCGGATTTGTTTGCGACTGACTTGGACGACGAAACCTTGGTCAAGTACATCGACAGAGTCTTGATGTTTTACACCAAAACGGCCGATCGTTTGCAACGTACATCCGTGTGGATGGAGAATTTAGAAGGTGGTTTGGACTACCTAAAAGAAGTGGTCATTGACGACAAACTTGGTTTGGCTGATGAGTTAGAAAGAAGCATGCAGCACGTGGTGGATACCTTCCAATGTGAATGGAAAACAACACTAGAAGACGAGCAAGCACTGAAAAATTTCCGTCAGTTCGTCAACTATGAAGGCGGGGATGAAAACGTGGTGTTTGTTGAAGAGCGTAATCAAATTCGCCCTGCGACCGAAGCAGAAAAACAGCAACTGATTGCTAAGGCAGGTTAA